In a genomic window of Fimbriiglobus ruber:
- a CDS encoding YihY/virulence factor BrkB family protein — MKLLVIWTVVYEAGEAWLDDRAPRIAAALAFFTALSLAPLLVIALLIAGAVYGSEAARGEVAGKLTGLVGEQAAAAVEEIVANSRGPGTGVLAITISLVTLVIGATGVFVEMQEALNDVWKVRPKPGNPLRTFALARLTSLGMGIGIGFLMLASLILTTATEAVGRYAAESVPGAKVITEVANLAALFAAETLLFAMIFKFLPNAILNWRDVGMGAVLTTILFTVGKYLIGIYLKHTGSLAGFGAAASLMAFLVWIYFSALVLVFGAEVTKVTARLAGRAILPTAGAEAIG; from the coding sequence ATGAAATTGCTTGTCATTTGGACGGTGGTTTATGAAGCTGGCGAGGCGTGGTTGGACGACCGGGCGCCCCGCATCGCCGCCGCCCTTGCGTTCTTCACAGCATTATCGCTCGCCCCGCTCCTGGTGATCGCCCTGCTGATCGCCGGGGCCGTGTACGGCTCAGAGGCGGCACGCGGAGAGGTGGCCGGAAAGCTCACTGGGCTTGTGGGGGAACAAGCCGCGGCCGCGGTCGAAGAGATCGTTGCGAACTCGCGGGGGCCTGGGACCGGGGTGCTTGCGATCACGATTAGCCTGGTCACACTCGTCATCGGGGCGACGGGCGTGTTCGTCGAGATGCAAGAGGCATTGAACGACGTCTGGAAGGTTCGGCCGAAGCCGGGCAATCCGTTGCGCACTTTCGCCCTCGCCCGCCTCACGTCGCTCGGGATGGGTATCGGGATCGGCTTTTTAATGCTGGCGTCGTTGATCCTAACAACGGCAACCGAGGCGGTCGGTCGATATGCCGCGGAATCGGTCCCGGGAGCGAAAGTGATCACCGAGGTCGCGAATTTGGCGGCTCTTTTCGCTGCCGAAACGCTCCTGTTTGCAATGATCTTCAAATTCCTTCCGAACGCCATCCTGAACTGGCGCGATGTGGGAATGGGGGCTGTTTTGACAACGATCTTGTTTACTGTTGGGAAGTACCTGATCGGGATTTATTTGAAACACACGGGATCGCTGGCGGGTTTCGGCGCGGCGGCTTCACTCATGGCCTTTCTGGTCTGGATCTACTTCTCGGCGCTGGTACTCGTATTCGGTGCCGAAGTGACCAAGGTGACCGCCCGTCTCGCGGGACGGGCGATTCTGCCGACAGCGGGCGCTGAAGCCATCGGCTGA
- a CDS encoding response regulator, which produces MDTIPRGQCGPAELPPLRVLCVDDNHDVADSEVDLLQVLGFDARACYDGASALREAARFRPCVCLIDLNMPGMDGDALACRLREQEGGPPPFLVAVTARSDTESRRRVHDAGLKPHLVKPVDPRELVAVIKGAWEACYAADALI; this is translated from the coding sequence GTGGACACGATCCCAAGGGGGCAGTGCGGGCCGGCGGAACTCCCACCCTTACGCGTTCTTTGCGTCGATGACAATCACGACGTGGCGGATTCCGAGGTCGATTTGCTGCAAGTCCTCGGGTTTGATGCGCGCGCATGCTACGACGGTGCGAGTGCTCTTCGTGAAGCGGCCAGATTCCGTCCGTGCGTCTGCCTAATTGATCTCAACATGCCGGGCATGGACGGCGACGCGTTAGCGTGTCGTTTACGAGAGCAGGAGGGCGGACCTCCGCCATTTCTCGTGGCCGTGACAGCGCGGTCGGATACGGAGAGCCGGAGGCGGGTACACGATGCGGGACTGAAACCCCACCTCGTCAAGCCGGTCGATCCGAGGGAATTGGTCGCCGTCATCAAGGGTGCATGGGAAGCATGTTACGCGGCAGACGCCCTGATCTGA
- a CDS encoding hybrid sensor histidine kinase/response regulator → MSDQAPISRARDVRSEETLLSEGGKRAREILESITDAFFALDRSWRFTYANRQSYTLLGRQPGDLLGHNIWEQYPGLYGSEFEHVYRDAMDRHQERTVTAFFPDHDRWYEVRTYPSDEGIAVYFRNVTDQKRGEEDRARLAAIVDSSEDAIISKSLDGVIQSWNAGAERLFEYTAGEAVGRSITLIIPAERLDEERSIIARIRQGERVEPFETVRRTKSGRLIDISITVSPVRGGDGNVIAASKVARDITERKRADEALREVDRKKDEFIALLAHELRNPLAPIRNGLQVLRMADDRASRDRVREMMDRQLSHMVRLVDDLLDVSRINQNKMELRRSRVLLADVIASAVETARPQIDDAGHDLTVSMPGSPVYLDADLTRLAQVFSNLLTNSAKYTERGGQIWLSTERRGTDVAVTVRDTGIGIPAESLGHIFDMFSQVDRSVERSTGGLGIGLALVKGLVEMHGGTVTVASEGQGKGSAFTVTLPVLVDRPAFPVASPAAGQAAARPKRHILVVDDNRDGAESLAMMLGLMGNKVGTANDGLAAVEQAEALRPEVILMDVGMPRLNGLEATRRIREQPWGKGITIIAQTGWGQDDDKQRSREAGCDGHLIKPVDLQDLEQLLVELDRK, encoded by the coding sequence ATGAGTGACCAAGCCCCGATAAGCAGAGCCAGGGATGTTCGTAGCGAGGAGACGCTCCTCAGCGAGGGTGGGAAGAGGGCACGGGAGATCCTCGAAAGCATCACCGATGCGTTCTTCGCCCTCGACCGCTCATGGCGGTTTACTTACGCCAACCGGCAGTCCTACACCCTGCTCGGGCGTCAACCAGGCGATTTGCTGGGTCACAATATCTGGGAACAGTACCCCGGGCTGTACGGCAGTGAATTCGAGCACGTTTACCGCGACGCGATGGACCGACATCAAGAGCGGACGGTGACCGCGTTCTTCCCAGATCATGACCGGTGGTATGAGGTCCGCACGTACCCGTCGGACGAGGGCATCGCCGTCTACTTTCGGAACGTGACCGATCAGAAGCGGGGCGAAGAGGATCGCGCCCGACTGGCCGCCATCGTCGATTCGTCCGAAGACGCAATCATCAGCAAGTCGCTAGACGGTGTCATCCAGTCGTGGAATGCCGGTGCCGAGCGGTTGTTCGAGTACACGGCCGGGGAGGCGGTCGGGCGCTCGATTACGCTCATCATCCCGGCGGAGCGTCTGGACGAGGAGCGCAGTATTATTGCCCGTATCCGTCAGGGGGAACGAGTCGAACCCTTTGAAACGGTGCGTCGGACAAAGAGTGGGCGGCTGATCGATATCTCCATCACTGTTTCTCCGGTCCGCGGCGGCGATGGGAATGTGATTGCCGCGTCGAAGGTGGCCCGCGATATTACGGAGCGCAAGCGTGCGGATGAGGCGCTCCGGGAAGTCGATCGAAAGAAGGACGAATTTATTGCATTACTGGCGCATGAGCTTCGCAACCCTCTCGCCCCCATCCGCAACGGCCTTCAAGTGCTGAGGATGGCGGACGACCGGGCCTCCCGCGACCGCGTGCGCGAAATGATGGACCGGCAACTCTCGCACATGGTCCGCCTGGTGGACGACTTGCTGGACGTCTCCCGCATCAACCAGAACAAAATGGAGTTACGCCGCTCCCGCGTCCTGCTGGCCGATGTGATCGCCAGCGCCGTGGAGACGGCTCGTCCGCAGATCGACGACGCGGGGCACGACCTGACCGTCTCGATGCCCGGCTCCCCGGTTTACCTTGACGCCGACCTGACCCGTCTGGCCCAGGTATTCAGTAACCTGTTGACCAACAGCGCCAAGTACACGGAACGGGGAGGCCAAATCTGGCTGTCCACCGAGCGGCGGGGTACGGACGTAGCGGTCACCGTTCGGGACACGGGTATTGGCATTCCGGCGGAGTCGCTTGGGCACATCTTCGACATGTTTTCCCAAGTCGACCGGAGCGTCGAGCGCAGTACCGGTGGCCTGGGCATCGGACTCGCTTTGGTCAAGGGGCTGGTCGAGATGCACGGCGGGACGGTGACGGTGGCGAGCGAGGGGCAGGGAAAAGGAAGTGCGTTCACCGTCACCTTGCCGGTTCTCGTTGACCGACCCGCTTTCCCGGTTGCGTCACCCGCTGCCGGTCAAGCGGCGGCGAGGCCGAAGCGTCATATCCTGGTGGTGGACGACAACCGGGACGGTGCCGAAAGCCTTGCGATGATGTTGGGACTGATGGGCAACAAGGTCGGGACCGCGAACGACGGGCTGGCAGCGGTGGAGCAGGCGGAGGCGTTACGGCCCGAGGTGATCCTGATGGACGTCGGCATGCCCCGGCTGAACGGTCTGGAAGCGACCCGGCGCATCCGCGAACAGCCCTGGGGTAAAGGCATTACGATCATCGCGCAGACGGGTTGGGGACAGGACGACGATAAGCAGCGATCACGGGAAGCCGGTTGCGATGGGCATTTGATCAAACCGGTCGACTTACAAGACCTGGAACAGCTCCTGGTCGAACTGGACCGGAAATGA